Proteins encoded in a region of the Paenibacillus pedocola genome:
- a CDS encoding TetM/TetW/TetO/TetS family tetracycline resistance ribosomal protection protein: protein MTRNTTIGLLAHVDAGKTTFAEQLLYHTEAIRSRGRVDHKDTFLDTHDIEKARGITVFADQAEFSIGNSRYFLLDTPGHVDFSPEMERALQILDYAVVIVSAVEGVEGHTETVWQLLRRHDIPTFFFINKTDRTGADPQRVLAEIRQQLSRDAVMLPDLEAAGAGEELQAFMAERDEQLFEAYLDGILSDSGWREALITMVRHGKIFPCMAGSALLDIGIDSFLKNLEVLTNTGYDHCLPFAGRVYKIRHDEKGTRITYIKALQGVLKVREELAYGPAGERITERITGIRRIAGAKTAAADWGAAGELFAVTGLTAAMPGEGVGALQDHLGSELIPTLKAKVNFAPPVHLKEVLLAFQQLGAEDPSLNVSWDEALQELHIHVMGQIQLEILDQILRERFRIPVTFGDPEILYMETINNTVYGCGHFEPLGHYAEVILKLEPGERGSGISVYNECHPDDLSVGYQHQIVQYLQDNGHHGLLTGSPLTDLRITLLNGRAHNKHTSGGDFREAAFRALRQGLEQAENILLEPVYDLKIRINTDHVGKVMADIQQASGSFAAPEITEQTAVITGIVPVATFMNYSVRLASMTQGKGSLSLRVAGYQSCHQAEHVIEYKQYDKNADPAYSSISIFCAKGQAYSVPWDEAERHMHVKLQR, encoded by the coding sequence ATGACAAGAAATACAACCATTGGTCTGCTTGCTCATGTCGATGCGGGAAAAACAACCTTTGCAGAGCAATTGCTCTACCATACAGAGGCGATCCGCAGCCGGGGGCGGGTGGACCATAAAGATACTTTTTTAGATACGCATGATATTGAAAAAGCGCGCGGAATCACGGTATTTGCTGATCAGGCTGAATTTAGCATAGGAAATTCGCGTTACTTTTTACTGGACACGCCGGGTCATGTCGATTTCTCGCCGGAGATGGAGCGCGCACTGCAAATTCTGGACTATGCCGTGGTCATTGTAAGCGCCGTTGAGGGAGTAGAAGGCCACACAGAAACGGTATGGCAGCTGCTTCGGCGGCATGACATACCGACTTTCTTTTTTATCAACAAAACTGACCGTACGGGTGCCGATCCGCAGCGGGTACTAGCCGAAATCCGCCAGCAGCTAAGCAGAGATGCAGTTATGCTACCTGACCTGGAAGCTGCCGGAGCAGGAGAAGAACTACAGGCATTTATGGCTGAACGTGATGAACAGCTGTTCGAGGCTTATCTCGACGGAATCCTAAGCGATTCTGGATGGCGGGAAGCGCTCATTACAATGGTGCGGCACGGCAAGATCTTCCCGTGTATGGCGGGCTCTGCACTGCTAGATATAGGTATTGATAGCTTTCTCAAGAATCTCGAAGTATTAACAAATACCGGATATGATCACTGTCTGCCTTTTGCAGGGCGCGTCTATAAGATCCGCCATGATGAAAAAGGTACGCGGATCACCTATATTAAAGCGCTGCAAGGCGTGCTTAAAGTAAGAGAGGAACTGGCTTACGGGCCAGCCGGAGAACGGATCACAGAGCGGATTACCGGAATTCGCAGGATTGCCGGGGCGAAGACCGCTGCCGCTGATTGGGGGGCTGCCGGTGAGCTGTTTGCAGTTACGGGGCTGACAGCCGCTATGCCGGGCGAAGGTGTGGGTGCGTTGCAGGATCACCTGGGCAGTGAGCTGATTCCGACTTTGAAAGCGAAAGTGAATTTTGCGCCGCCGGTCCACCTTAAGGAGGTTCTTCTTGCCTTCCAGCAGCTGGGTGCGGAAGACCCGTCACTCAATGTCAGCTGGGACGAAGCACTGCAGGAGCTGCATATTCATGTGATGGGACAAATCCAGCTGGAGATTCTGGACCAGATCCTGCGTGAACGGTTCCGTATACCGGTGACCTTCGGCGATCCGGAAATTCTGTATATGGAGACGATCAACAATACGGTTTACGGCTGCGGCCATTTTGAGCCACTCGGTCACTATGCAGAGGTGATTCTTAAGCTTGAACCCGGTGAACGCGGCAGCGGAATCTCTGTGTATAATGAGTGTCATCCTGATGATCTGTCTGTCGGCTACCAGCATCAGATTGTACAGTACCTCCAGGACAACGGCCATCATGGCCTGCTTACCGGATCACCGCTGACCGATCTTCGCATTACCCTGCTAAACGGAAGAGCCCATAATAAGCATACTTCCGGCGGGGATTTCCGGGAAGCAGCATTCCGCGCATTACGCCAAGGGCTAGAGCAGGCGGAGAATATTCTTCTGGAGCCGGTGTATGACCTCAAGATCAGGATAAATACCGATCATGTGGGCAAAGTAATGGCAGATATCCAGCAGGCAAGCGGGAGTTTTGCGGCACCTGAAATAACAGAGCAGACTGCTGTTATTACCGGTATAGTACCGGTTGCGACATTTATGAACTATTCGGTCAGACTAGCCTCAATGACACAGGGCAAAGGTTCCTTGTCACTGAGGGTTGCCGGGTATCAGAGCTGCCATCAGGCAGAGCATGTTATAGAGTACAAACAATATGATAAAAATGCCGATCCGGCGTATAGCTCAATTTCGATTTTTTGCGCCAAAGGGCAAGCCTATTCGGTTCCCTGGGATGAAGCAGAGCGGCATATGCATGTGAAGCTGCAGCGGTAA
- a CDS encoding NUDIX hydrolase has translation MTAIIDKIAWIHIVEGKVLGARSHGKDTYYFPGGKREAGETDNETLIREIEEELTVRIQPDTIQMFGQFSAAAHGKEAGIQVQMTCLTADYSGTLAPAAEIAELAWLSYKDREHVSAVSQLIFDRLHEMQLLL, from the coding sequence ATGACTGCAATAATAGATAAGATCGCTTGGATTCACATTGTGGAGGGTAAAGTATTAGGTGCACGTTCGCACGGTAAGGATACGTATTATTTTCCCGGCGGTAAGCGTGAAGCGGGCGAAACCGACAACGAGACTTTAATCCGCGAAATTGAAGAGGAATTAACGGTCCGCATTCAGCCGGATACGATTCAGATGTTCGGCCAATTTTCCGCAGCAGCACACGGTAAAGAGGCAGGGATACAGGTCCAAATGACCTGTCTGACTGCGGATTATAGCGGGACATTAGCTCCGGCAGCGGAAATCGCTGAACTGGCATGGCTCAGTTATAAAGACAGGGAGCATGTTTCTGCTGTCAGCCAGCTTATTTTTGACCGTTTACATGAAATGCAGCTACTCCTCTAA
- a CDS encoding DMT family transporter produces the protein MKGIIFAFIAGACITLQGVANTRISQDIGTWQATTITQFTGFIMSLMILLFVRDGKKNGLKKVKPLYLTGGGLAAFIIFSEVTAIQNIGVTLSISALLIAQLFLTFLVDINGWFGVAKQKMRLPQFLGIGMMIAGVIILKF, from the coding sequence ATGAAAGGAATTATTTTTGCCTTCATTGCAGGAGCGTGTATTACACTGCAAGGGGTCGCGAACACGCGAATCAGCCAGGATATCGGCACTTGGCAGGCGACGACAATAACACAGTTTACCGGTTTTATTATGTCGCTGATGATTTTGCTCTTTGTGCGGGATGGTAAAAAAAATGGCTTAAAAAAAGTTAAACCCTTATATCTGACCGGAGGCGGACTGGCCGCATTTATTATTTTCAGCGAAGTTACCGCCATTCAAAACATCGGAGTCACCTTGAGTATATCTGCGCTGCTGATTGCCCAGCTGTTTCTTACCTTTCTAGTCGACATTAACGGATGGTTCGGTGTGGCCAAGCAAAAAATGCGGCTGCCGCAGTTCCTCGGCATCGGGATGATGATTGCCGGTGTCATTATTCTTAAATTCTGA
- a CDS encoding Crp/Fnr family transcriptional regulator, which yields MKEIHDRQQIDSYLKDHQLEAIFAGPLSEHLSLYSFDQGECICSKGDPSGTLYILVKGKMKIYTTTAEGRTLIICFKTPLEVIGDVEYIQETEMLNTVEAVSPVQTLGISYVMLKKYGKDNPALLQFLLEIITQKFYRKSDFLSLNLMHPVEVRLASYLLSISFDESDPSFTGQLKTINLVDTADFVGTSYRHLNRVLQKFCRDGLTERSKGVILVKDRKGLSDMARRNIYE from the coding sequence ATGAAAGAAATTCATGACCGCCAGCAGATAGATTCCTATCTAAAGGATCATCAGCTGGAAGCGATTTTTGCCGGGCCGTTAAGTGAGCATTTATCGCTCTACAGTTTTGATCAGGGCGAGTGTATCTGTTCCAAAGGAGACCCATCAGGAACGCTCTATATATTGGTTAAGGGCAAGATGAAAATTTATACGACAACAGCCGAGGGCAGAACCTTGATTATCTGTTTTAAGACACCGCTTGAGGTGATTGGGGATGTTGAATATATTCAGGAGACTGAGATGCTCAACACCGTTGAAGCTGTATCTCCGGTGCAAACACTCGGAATTTCATACGTCATGCTGAAGAAATATGGGAAGGATAACCCCGCGCTGCTGCAGTTTTTACTGGAGATTATCACGCAGAAGTTCTACCGTAAATCGGATTTTCTGAGCCTCAATCTGATGCATCCGGTAGAGGTGCGGCTGGCCAGTTACTTGCTGTCGATCAGCTTTGATGAATCAGATCCTTCATTTACCGGTCAGCTTAAGACAATCAATCTGGTGGATACAGCCGACTTCGTAGGCACCAGCTATAGACATTTGAACCGTGTTCTGCAGAAATTTTGCCGGGATGGACTAACCGAACGCAGCAAAGGGGTCATTCTAGTAAAAGACCGGAAAGGGCTCAGCGACATGGCCCGCCGTAATATTTATGAATAA
- a CDS encoding DMT family transporter gives MILGLLLALIAGSLVSLQNIFNSKVNEHTGSWTTTTLVLGMGFIASLIMGLITQGTGMFTLQHMQGWYWFSGVIGVGVVICLVQATKLLGATYAISIVLTSQLGFALLWDSLGWLGLTKVPFSLNQLLGVLVIVGGILVFKLGGGREAEPEDKVNPGQRRQALHLD, from the coding sequence ATGATACTTGGACTACTATTGGCTTTAATTGCGGGATCGCTGGTAAGCCTTCAGAATATTTTTAACAGTAAAGTTAATGAACATACGGGATCATGGACCACTACCACACTAGTCCTGGGCATGGGCTTCATCGCTTCCCTGATAATGGGACTGATTACGCAAGGAACTGGCATGTTCACACTACAGCACATGCAGGGCTGGTATTGGTTCAGCGGAGTTATCGGTGTAGGAGTAGTAATCTGCCTCGTGCAGGCTACCAAGCTGCTGGGAGCTACTTATGCAATTTCAATTGTACTGACATCCCAGCTGGGTTTCGCGCTGTTATGGGATTCACTAGGGTGGCTGGGTCTGACCAAGGTTCCGTTCTCTCTCAATCAGCTGCTGGGTGTTCTGGTCATCGTTGGCGGCATTCTGGTATTCAAATTAGGCGGAGGACGTGAGGCTGAGCCTGAGGATAAAGTAAACCCCGGCCAGCGGCGGCAGGCCCTGCATTTGGATTAA
- a CDS encoding anthranilate phosphoribosyltransferase, protein MINILKEVARGKRGARDLSYDEALIAAKAILGQTASPVQIGAFLIAERIKLESIEELEAFVAVCRKLARREPVLQGLDCAGPYDGRKHSFIATFPTAFVLSAAGVPVTLHGTASLPPKWGVTLQDMIQASGIDISRLTPADAIEAAAASGVLFAKAEDWCPPLGALRPLREDIGMRTILNTAEKLIDYSCSPYIVFGIYHNTVFDRLSRLIIKLGYQRGLIVQGVEGSEDLYIDRPNRVYTITGGQAQLDIIDPESLGLETEVPELEWTALRQLQTAEEVLQGGGHMAFYNQTLLNGGARLHLAGKVNSIEEGVYTCKHLLDNGEAWAVYAKWKSLLHGSKAASLGQV, encoded by the coding sequence ATGATTAATATTCTAAAAGAAGTTGCCAGAGGCAAACGCGGTGCGCGTGATTTGAGCTACGATGAAGCGCTCATTGCAGCAAAAGCGATCCTGGGGCAGACGGCCTCTCCTGTGCAGATCGGAGCCTTTTTGATCGCTGAGCGGATCAAGCTGGAGAGTATTGAAGAGCTGGAAGCCTTTGTAGCCGTCTGCCGCAAGCTTGCCCGCCGTGAACCGGTGCTGCAGGGTCTTGATTGCGCAGGACCTTATGACGGGCGGAAGCACTCCTTCATCGCAACTTTTCCAACCGCGTTTGTGCTATCCGCTGCAGGTGTGCCGGTTACCCTGCATGGTACAGCTTCACTTCCGCCCAAATGGGGCGTTACCTTGCAGGATATGATTCAGGCATCCGGCATAGATATTTCCAGGCTGACACCGGCGGATGCCATTGAAGCGGCAGCCGCCAGCGGCGTACTGTTCGCCAAAGCTGAAGACTGGTGTCCCCCGCTCGGTGCCCTTCGCCCGCTAAGAGAGGATATTGGAATGAGAACCATCCTGAATACCGCAGAGAAGCTGATTGACTATTCCTGCTCCCCTTATATCGTATTCGGGATTTATCATAATACCGTATTTGACCGCCTCTCCAGACTGATCATTAAGCTCGGGTATCAAAGAGGACTGATTGTCCAGGGGGTTGAAGGCTCCGAGGATCTCTACATTGACCGTCCAAACCGGGTATACACCATCACTGGCGGCCAGGCCCAGCTGGATATCATCGATCCGGAGTCCCTTGGACTGGAAACGGAAGTTCCTGAACTGGAATGGACGGCCCTGCGCCAGCTGCAAACTGCGGAAGAGGTTCTCCAGGGCGGCGGGCACATGGCCTTTTACAACCAGACCCTGCTAAATGGCGGAGCCAGACTCCATCTCGCCGGTAAGGTGAATTCGATTGAAGAAGGCGTGTACACCTGCAAGCATCTGCTCGACAACGGCGAGGCCTGGGCGGTATATGCGAAATGGAAAAGCCTGCTTCACGGCAGCAAAGCAGCTTCCTTGGGACAAGTGTAG
- a CDS encoding ANTAR domain-containing response regulator, with protein MHSLLLIHNGKTENDIEARSAQSPDGILKSCGYVVGVATDQEQAVGMIRDIDAFILNMPITEINLWREKLIRHKIAPVLWWCTSSTANLSVSACGDDIMVDGILSPSMLAQEIHWILHFSSRQCFERHQWLKEKEQLLARIEERKWIDMAKGILSKAKNISESEAYDLLRKQAMNERKRMVDVATSIVKVYQLLQDQT; from the coding sequence ATGCATTCCCTGCTCTTGATTCATAACGGCAAAACAGAGAACGACATAGAGGCGCGCTCAGCACAGAGTCCGGACGGCATTCTTAAATCCTGCGGGTATGTGGTCGGGGTAGCCACTGACCAGGAGCAGGCTGTTGGAATGATCCGGGATATAGACGCCTTCATTCTGAATATGCCGATTACCGAGATTAATCTCTGGAGAGAAAAGCTTATCCGGCACAAAATCGCCCCGGTTCTATGGTGGTGCACCTCATCTACCGCAAACTTATCTGTATCTGCCTGTGGAGATGATATTATGGTGGATGGTATTCTCTCCCCTTCGATGCTGGCCCAGGAGATCCATTGGATTCTTCATTTCAGCTCCAGACAGTGCTTCGAGCGCCATCAGTGGCTGAAAGAGAAGGAACAGCTGCTTGCGCGGATTGAGGAACGCAAATGGATCGATATGGCCAAGGGCATCCTGTCCAAAGCCAAAAACATCAGTGAATCCGAAGCCTACGACCTTTTGCGTAAGCAGGCGATGAACGAACGTAAACGTATGGTGGATGTAGCCACTTCCATCGTCAAAGTCTATCAGCTGCTGCAGGATCAAACTTAA
- the nirB gene encoding nitrite reductase large subunit NirB, producing the protein MSTLRKKLVMVGNGMAGVRAIEHLLKLAPEAYEITIFGAEPHPNYNRIMLSSVLAGGASMNDIIINDLEWYHSNGIRLYTGHTVTSIDTRQKTVYTDKGIEASYDELILATGSNPFMLPLPGAEKEGVIAFRDIKDTQIMQETAKTHRKALVIGGGLLGLEAARGLLHLGMEVSVVHIHEYIMERQLDEAASVMLRKELEEQGMKFLLKKQSEAILGKKRVKGLLFADGEIAEADLIVMAVGIKPNVELARKSGIEINRGIIVNDYMETNTPGVYSVGECAEHRGIAYGLVAPLYEQGAVLAKRLAGVQTEGYAGSITSTKLKVSGVDVFSAGQFTEQPGSRALRYQDEIEGVYKKLVIKDDKLVGAVLFGDTGDGAQLFSMIKNNENIKGMEKELLLGVSSDALASPKGNRLEAMADDEIICGCNGVSKGAIAEAIQSGGCTSVGAIKACTKASASCGGCKPLVEGLLQIYAGDNAVTVKEGICGCTTLGRDEIVAEIKRMELKTVKEVMNVLDWSNDEGCAKCRPSLNYYLGMLWPEEYIDEKESRFTNERYHANIQKDGTYSVVPRIYGGVTTPADLIKIAEVAAKFDVPMVKFTGGQRLDLLGVKKEDLPKMWEELDMPSGHAYGKTLRTVKTCVGSTFCRFGTQDAIGMGIRLEKAFERLNTPAKVKLAVSGCPRNCAEATIKDFGVVAIDGGWELHIGGNGGVHVRATDLLCVVKTDDEVLEWASAFLQYYRENAGWNERTAQWVERVGLDSIKQALDDREERLALKERIEATLRLTSDPWKQIVNEPELRKNFEPISQPETV; encoded by the coding sequence ATGTCTACTTTACGCAAAAAACTGGTCATGGTCGGCAATGGAATGGCGGGGGTAAGAGCGATCGAGCATTTATTGAAATTAGCTCCGGAGGCTTATGAAATTACAATATTCGGTGCAGAACCGCATCCCAATTATAACCGGATTATGCTGTCCTCTGTCCTTGCAGGCGGAGCTTCTATGAACGATATCATCATCAATGATCTGGAATGGTACCACAGTAACGGTATCCGGCTTTATACAGGACATACCGTAACATCCATCGATACCCGCCAGAAGACAGTGTACACAGATAAAGGGATTGAAGCCAGTTATGATGAGCTGATCCTAGCCACCGGGTCCAATCCGTTCATGCTGCCGCTGCCCGGAGCTGAGAAGGAGGGTGTGATCGCATTCCGCGACATTAAGGACACCCAAATTATGCAGGAAACAGCGAAGACCCACCGGAAAGCGCTGGTGATCGGCGGCGGTCTGCTGGGACTGGAGGCGGCCAGAGGGCTTTTGCATCTAGGAATGGAGGTATCTGTTGTCCATATCCATGAATATATTATGGAACGCCAATTGGATGAAGCAGCATCCGTGATGCTCCGCAAGGAGCTGGAAGAGCAGGGGATGAAGTTCCTCCTGAAGAAGCAGTCAGAAGCCATCCTCGGCAAAAAAAGAGTCAAGGGCCTACTGTTTGCCGACGGAGAAATTGCAGAAGCGGACCTGATTGTAATGGCCGTGGGCATTAAGCCGAATGTAGAACTGGCCCGCAAAAGCGGGATTGAGATCAACCGCGGCATTATCGTAAATGATTATATGGAAACAAATACTCCCGGCGTGTATTCCGTAGGGGAATGTGCAGAGCACCGGGGGATCGCATACGGGCTGGTTGCTCCATTATATGAACAAGGAGCTGTTCTCGCCAAAAGACTGGCGGGAGTACAGACCGAAGGCTACGCGGGTTCCATCACTTCAACCAAGCTGAAGGTTTCCGGGGTGGATGTATTCTCAGCAGGCCAGTTTACCGAACAGCCCGGTTCCAGGGCACTCCGCTACCAGGATGAGATTGAAGGAGTCTATAAGAAGCTGGTGATTAAGGATGACAAGCTGGTAGGCGCAGTGTTGTTCGGAGACACGGGAGACGGGGCGCAGCTGTTCTCGATGATTAAGAATAATGAGAACATAAAAGGGATGGAAAAAGAGCTTCTGCTCGGCGTGTCTTCAGATGCGCTGGCTTCACCAAAAGGGAACCGCCTGGAAGCGATGGCTGATGATGAGATTATCTGCGGCTGTAACGGCGTCTCTAAAGGCGCAATAGCCGAAGCGATACAATCCGGCGGATGTACCAGTGTAGGAGCGATCAAAGCCTGCACGAAGGCTTCGGCTTCCTGCGGCGGCTGTAAGCCGCTGGTGGAAGGACTGCTTCAAATATATGCCGGTGATAATGCTGTAACGGTGAAGGAAGGCATTTGCGGCTGCACCACGCTTGGACGTGATGAGATTGTTGCCGAAATCAAACGCATGGAGCTGAAGACGGTTAAGGAAGTCATGAATGTGCTGGACTGGAGCAATGATGAAGGCTGTGCGAAATGCCGTCCATCCCTGAATTACTATCTGGGTATGCTGTGGCCGGAAGAATATATTGATGAAAAGGAATCCAGATTCACGAATGAACGGTATCATGCCAACATTCAAAAAGACGGAACCTATTCCGTAGTGCCGCGGATTTACGGCGGGGTAACCACACCGGCCGATCTGATCAAAATCGCTGAGGTTGCCGCCAAATTCGATGTTCCCATGGTGAAGTTCACCGGCGGACAGAGATTGGATCTGCTCGGCGTCAAGAAAGAGGATCTGCCGAAGATGTGGGAGGAGCTGGATATGCCTTCCGGGCACGCCTACGGTAAGACGCTCCGGACTGTTAAGACCTGTGTCGGCTCCACCTTCTGCCGGTTCGGAACCCAGGATGCGATCGGTATGGGAATCCGGCTGGAGAAAGCCTTCGAACGGCTGAACACTCCGGCCAAGGTGAAACTGGCAGTGTCCGGCTGTCCACGCAACTGTGCAGAAGCGACAATCAAGGACTTCGGTGTTGTTGCGATCGATGGAGGCTGGGAGCTGCATATCGGCGGCAACGGCGGTGTGCATGTCCGGGCCACGGATCTGCTCTGCGTAGTGAAAACAGATGACGAAGTGCTGGAATGGGCCAGTGCATTCCTTCAATATTACCGTGAGAATGCCGGATGGAATGAGCGGACCGCCCAGTGGGTTGAGCGTGTAGGTCTGGACAGCATCAAGCAGGCGCTTGATGACAGGGAAGAGCGGCTTGCCCTGAAGGAGCGGATTGAAGCAACTCTGCGATTGACAAGCGATCCATGGAAGCAAATTGTCAATGAGCCGGAGCTGCGTAAAAATTTCGAGCCGATTTCACAACCTGAGACGGTATAA
- the nirD gene encoding nitrite reductase small subunit NirD, which translates to MTKMLVGNVNEIDIKGSRKLLVGNTEIALFRLTTGEVLAVENKCPHKGGALSEGMVCGSRVHCPLHDWRVDLHSGNVLAPDTGHVTTYEVEIDPESGHIYLTL; encoded by the coding sequence ATGACCAAAATGCTCGTAGGCAATGTAAATGAAATTGATATTAAAGGGTCCCGGAAGCTGCTTGTGGGGAATACTGAAATCGCCCTGTTTCGTCTAACAACAGGAGAAGTCCTGGCTGTTGAGAACAAATGCCCCCACAAAGGAGGGGCTTTGTCCGAAGGCATGGTCTGCGGATCAAGAGTGCATTGTCCGCTCCACGACTGGCGTGTTGATCTGCACAGCGGCAATGTTCTTGCCCCAGATACAGGCCATGTGACAACATATGAGGTGGAAATTGACCCTGAGAGCGGCCATATCTACCTGACACTATAG